DNA from Daucus carota subsp. sativus chromosome 1, DH1 v3.0, whole genome shotgun sequence:
CGCAGGAAAGTACCAGTTGTTAGGGATTTTCCTTTGGGATGTGGACCAAATGCACTAAAGGTTAGTGATGTTAAGGGTTCTTCGCAGAGTGGATCAAATGCAATGAAGGTCTCTGCTATTGGGGGATTTCCTGCGGGGAATGGGCAAAATGCAGTAAAGGTCTCTGCTGTTAGAGATTTTCCTGCGGTGAATGTTTTGAATGCACTAAAGGTCTCTGCTGAGGATTTTTCTTTGAGGAATGGACTTGGTGAACAAATGGCATCTGGTGTTAAAGATTCGCCTGCAGGGAGAGGACCGGATGCACCAAATGCCAATGCTGCTGTAGAATCTCCTACGGAGAGCGGATCAAATGCAATGAAGGGCTCTGCAACTGGCGAATTATCTGTGGGTAATGGACCAAATGCACTAAAGGTCCCAGGTGATAGAGATTCTTCTGCAGTGAATGTTTCGAAGGTCTCTTCTTGGGATATTCCTGCGGGGAATGGATCAATTGAACC
Protein-coding regions in this window:
- the LOC108215350 gene encoding uncharacterized protein LOC108215350 yields the protein MKLSFETGSAVKVKFKRRKVPVVRDFPLGCGPNALKVSDVKGSSQSGSNAMKVSAIGGFPAGNGQNAVKVSAVRDFPAVNVLNALKVSAEDFSLRNGLGEQMASGVKDSPAGRGPDAPNANAAVESPTESGSNAMKGSATGELSVGNGPNALKVPGDRDSSAVNVSKVSSWDIPAGNGSIEPLVLPSRDSPAGRRLNAPKVNVVTNFPTVSGSNAMKVSAIGEFSSRTEPSAMKAPAVGDVSAMNASNALKLSAIGDIPVANVPSALKASAVKDFSGGNGPKSSRVYAVRRGFPVVRDFPPGCGPGVRGTRLKIQ